A window from Prochlorococcus marinus CUG1435 encodes these proteins:
- the lepA gene encoding elongation factor 4 — protein sequence MTDISVSKIRNFCIIAHIDHGKSTLADRLLQDTGTVQQRDMQEQFLDSMDLERERGITIKLQAARMKYKAEDSQEYVLNLIDTPGHVDFSYEVSRSLQACEGALLVVDASQGVEAQTLANVYLALENNLEIIPVLNKVDLPGADAEKIKQEIEEIIGLDTSNAINCSAKTGVGIKDILEAIVRRVPPPQDEIELPTKALIFDSYYDPYRGVIVYFRVISGFLNKREKILLMASKKNYELDEIGIMAPDQQQVDELHAGEVGYLAASIKSVADARVGDTITLLNSPANDPLPGYKTANPMVFCGLFPTDADQFPDLRVSLEKLQLSDAALKYEPETSSAMGFGFRCGFLGLLHMEIVQERLEREYDLDLIVTAPSVIYKVNLNQQEHIFIDNPSTIPDPQLRESIEEPYVKMEIYAPNEFNGTLMGLCQERRGVFLDMKYITTDRVTLIYEIPLAEVVTDFFDQMKSRTQGYASMEYYLIGYKKNDLVRLDVLINSERADPLTSIVHKDKAYGIGRCLVEKLKELIPKQQFKIPIQASIGSRIIASESISALRKDVLSKCYGGDISRKKKLLKKQAKGKKRMKAMGKVEVPQEAFMAVLKLNQ from the coding sequence ATGACTGATATATCGGTATCAAAAATTAGAAATTTCTGCATAATCGCTCATATTGATCATGGTAAATCTACCCTTGCAGATAGGTTACTCCAAGATACTGGCACTGTGCAGCAAAGGGATATGCAAGAGCAATTTTTAGACAGTATGGATCTCGAAAGGGAGAGAGGAATTACTATCAAGTTACAAGCCGCTAGGATGAAATATAAAGCTGAAGATTCTCAAGAATATGTTTTGAACTTAATAGATACTCCAGGGCATGTTGATTTCTCTTATGAGGTTAGTAGATCTCTTCAAGCTTGTGAAGGCGCTTTACTAGTTGTTGATGCAAGTCAAGGAGTAGAAGCTCAAACCTTAGCTAATGTTTACCTTGCCTTAGAAAATAATCTTGAAATAATTCCTGTTTTAAATAAAGTTGATTTACCAGGTGCTGATGCTGAAAAAATAAAACAAGAAATAGAGGAAATTATTGGTCTTGATACATCTAATGCAATAAATTGTTCAGCAAAAACTGGAGTTGGCATTAAAGATATTTTAGAAGCAATCGTAAGAAGAGTACCTCCTCCTCAAGATGAAATTGAACTTCCTACAAAGGCACTCATTTTTGATTCTTATTATGATCCCTACAGAGGGGTTATTGTTTATTTCAGGGTGATATCTGGGTTTCTTAATAAGAGAGAAAAGATATTATTGATGGCGAGTAAAAAAAATTATGAACTAGATGAGATAGGAATAATGGCACCTGATCAGCAGCAAGTTGATGAATTACATGCAGGAGAAGTTGGTTATTTAGCTGCTTCTATAAAATCAGTTGCTGATGCGAGAGTGGGAGATACGATTACTCTTTTAAATTCACCTGCAAATGATCCTTTGCCTGGTTATAAGACAGCAAATCCTATGGTTTTTTGTGGCTTATTCCCGACTGATGCTGATCAATTCCCAGATCTAAGAGTATCTCTTGAAAAATTACAATTATCTGATGCAGCTTTAAAATATGAGCCCGAAACCAGTAGCGCAATGGGATTCGGATTTAGGTGCGGATTCCTTGGACTTCTTCATATGGAGATTGTTCAAGAAAGATTAGAAAGAGAATATGACTTGGATCTAATTGTAACGGCACCATCAGTTATCTATAAGGTTAATTTAAATCAGCAGGAACATATCTTTATTGATAATCCTTCTACAATTCCTGACCCACAACTTAGAGAATCAATAGAAGAGCCTTATGTGAAAATGGAAATTTATGCTCCCAATGAATTTAATGGAACACTAATGGGTTTATGTCAGGAAAGAAGAGGAGTATTTCTAGATATGAAATACATAACAACAGATCGAGTTACTTTAATTTATGAAATTCCATTAGCAGAAGTAGTTACAGATTTCTTTGATCAAATGAAAAGTAGAACCCAAGGTTATGCATCTATGGAATATTATTTGATTGGCTATAAAAAGAATGATCTCGTTAGATTAGATGTTCTGATAAATTCAGAAAGAGCAGATCCATTAACTTCTATTGTTCATAAAGATAAGGCTTATGGAATTGGTAGATGTTTAGTCGAGAAATTAAAAGAACTAATTCCAAAACAACAATTTAAAATACCTATTCAAGCATCAATCGGCAGCAGGATTATCGCAAGTGAAAGTATCAGTGCATTGCGAAAAGATGTTTTATCTAAATGTTATGGAGGAGATATTTCTAGGAAAAAGAAACTTTTAAAGAAGCAAGCCAAAGGTAAAAAGA